Within Candidatus Polarisedimenticolia bacterium, the genomic segment TGACGACCTCGACGCCGCGTGCTTCGGGCGAGCTCGCGAATCTGGCGCGCCTCCTGGGCGAGCGGGCGGGCGTGACCGGCCCGTCATCCTGGCTGATCGAGAACGCGGATCTTCTGCCGCCCGTGCCGTCGCCAGGGACGCCTGCCGGGGCGTTGCCCGCCCAGGCGCAGCGCCCTCGCGCGCTCGACGTGGCGTGCGGGTCGGGGCGGCACGCGCTCCTGCTGGCGGCCGCCGGCTTCGAGGTGCTGGCGATCGACCGGGACGCCGCGGCGATCGAGGCGCTGCGCGCGGCGGCGGGGAGGCTGGGCCTGACGCTTCGCGCGGAAGTCCGTGATCTCGAGGCCCGCGACCGCGAGAGCGGCGGCGCCGGCCACGGATCGATCGCGGGGCCTCTCGAGGTGGCCGGCCCCTCCACCTACGACGTGATCCTGGTCGTGCACTACCTGCATCGCCCGCTCTTCCCGGCGCTCGTGAGCGCCCTCGCCCCGGAAGGGCTCCTGCTCTACGAGACGTTCACCGTCGACCAGGCGGCACGCGGCCATCCGAAGAACCCCGACTTCCTGCTGAAGCATGGGGAGCTTCCCGGGCTGGTGGCGCCGCTCGCGATCGTCCGGCAGCGGGAGGGGGAGTTCGACGGCCGCTTCGTCGCGGCCGTGGCGGCGGTCAGAAGCCGATCTTGAGCCCCGCCTCGATGGTGCGGGGGGGGCCGAGCTGTCCGATGGGGCGGCCGAAGCCGAACGAGGTCACCCGTCCGTCGATCGGGCCGCCGTTCCAGCGGTCGAGGGCGTTGAACACCTGGAAGAAGAATTCCCCTCCGGCGTGGCGCTCCCCCCAGGCGAATGGCCGCGAGAGCCGGAAGTCGACCTGCGCGAAATGCGGCGGCGAGGGGATCGACTGGACCGCCGGGAGAAGCGGCAGGGAGAGCTGCCCCCTGAGGACGTTGGCATCGTCGCGGGTGAGATTGATCGGTCCGAGGGACGTGGACTCGCCGGTGTTGCGGCGCACGCCGTCCGGCCTGTCGGTGGTGATGCCGTCGACGTTCTCGTCGCGGCCGGTCGTGACGTTGAACGGTGCGGCGGTGGCGAGCTGGACGACGGTCGAGACGCGCAGGCCGAGCCAGGGGAGGCGGGCCCCGCCCGCGAGGACCAGGCGGTGGCGGCGGTCGGCGTCGCTCCGGGCGCGCTCGCCTTGGATGTTGTCCGAGTCGGGGGGGAGCCAGATCCCTTCGCGCAGCGGGTCCGAGCCCAGATCCATGGCGCGCGACAGCGTGTACGAGGCCGACCACCAGGAGTCCTTTCCCCGCAGTCGGTAGTCGATCTTCAGGCCGTTGTACCAGGATCGTCCCTCCGTCACGATGGCGGCGATCGAGCCGACCGTGGTGTCGCGGTGATGGGGCGAGCCGTCGGCGTTCTTGCTCAGAACCGGGTTCAGGTCGCGCAGGAGCGCCTGGTGATAACCGAGGGCGCGCGTCAGGCCGGCCTCGATCGATCCCCGCGTCCCCACCGCCCAGTCGGCCCCCAGCGCGTACTCGACGGTGTACGGCGTGTCGAGCCGCGTGCCGGTCGAGAAGCGCAGGATCAGCTCGGGGGGGAAGACGAGTCCCGCCTTGACGGCGTCGATGCCGACCTGCTCGACGACGTCCTCGGTGATCTCGAGCGCCGCCCCCTGCGGGAAGAACAGGCCGATCTGGGTCCCGGAGGTGATCGAGGCGACCGCCGGAAAGCCGAGAACCAGCTTGTCGTAGAAGACCCCGGCGCCGCCGCGCAGGACGATGCGCCCCGCGGGCCGGGGCGTGAAGGCGAAGCCGAACCGGGGGGCCAGGTTGTCGGTGTCGCGATCGGCGCCGCCGTTCTCGATGAACGACGGCACGGACGTCCCCTCCGGCAGCCTGAAGGTGCTCAGGTCGTAGCGCAGGCCGTAGTCGAGGACCAGGCGCTCGCCGGCATGCCAGGAGTCCTGGGCGAAGAATCCCAGGCGAGTGTCATTGAGATCGGCGACCGGCTCCCCGTCGATGAACTGGAACACGAGCGGGTAGGTCCGGATGAGCCCGGGCTCGTCGACCTTGCCGTCGCCGTCGTCGTCGACCATCGGGGTGCCGTCGCACGGGATCGGATTGTCGCCGTAGGTCGCGACGTCGTTGGAGTTCAGGTCGCCGCAGTCCCCCGGCTCGAAGGGCGCGTCGGTCTGGTACAGGAAGTTGCCGTTGGGGTTGAAGCGCGTCCGGATGCCGGTGCGCGAGCGGATGACGTCGACGCCGAACTTCAGCGTGTGCGCGCCGCGCGTCCAGGTCAGGTTGTCGACGAGCTGGACGCGGTCTTCGTCCCGCGCCTGCCGGTTCAGGTTGTTGCCGCCGAACGTTCCGGAAGGACGATCGACGCCGGGGCGCCCCGAGTTGGCGAACTGATCGAACGCGGACGATCCGACGAAGAGGCGCGCCTCGTTCAGGAGGACCGGCGAGAGGACCGAGGTGAGCCCCGCCGCCAGCTGCACGTCCTTCTCGTCCACGCGGAAGCCGGCCTCCGGCGTATTCCTCCCGCCGACGTTCAGGCCGCGCGAGATCCGGTCGTCGGCCGACAGGCGGACCATCAGGTACTGCGATCCCCCCAGGTTGAAGTCGGTCCGCAGAAAGACATTGTCGTCCCGGTTCGGGGCGACCAGGAAACCGCCGGCGGTGCGGTCGCGGCCGATGCCGGTGAACGGCAGGACGGCGTCGTCCTCCTGGTGCTCGTAGGCCAGGAAGTAGAACGCCCGGTCGCGGCGCAACGGCCCCCCCAGCCTGAACCCGCCCTGCAGACGGCTCGACGTGTCGTCGCGGCCGGCCGCGTGCGGTAGCGTCCCCAGGAAATCGCCCGGCGCGTTCACCTGCCGGTCGACTCCCTGGACGAAGGCGGACCCGGACTTCTCGTTCGTCCCCTGCTCGGTGATGATGTTGAGGATTCCCCCCCCGGCGCGGCCGAACTCCGGGGAGAACTGGTGCGTCAGGACGACGAATTCCCTGATGACCTGCTGCGAGAAGAACGAATTCAACGCCGTGCCGCTGGTCAGGTCGTTGTTGTCGAGGCCGTCCACCAGGAACGAGTTGGCGCGCCCCGACTGGCCGTTCACGACGAAGACCGATCCCCGCTCCCCGTAGAAGCCTCCCGGCGGCGCGGGGAGGACCGACCCGTCGATGAGCGCCAGGTCGGTGAACGACCTG encodes:
- a CDS encoding methyltransferase domain-containing protein, which encodes MTTSTPRASGELANLARLLGERAGVTGPSSWLIENADLLPPVPSPGTPAGALPAQAQRPRALDVACGSGRHALLLAAAGFEVLAIDRDAAAIEALRAAAGRLGLTLRAEVRDLEARDRESGGAGHGSIAGPLEVAGPSTYDVILVVHYLHRPLFPALVSALAPEGLLLYETFTVDQAARGHPKNPDFLLKHGELPGLVAPLAIVRQREGEFDGRFVAAVAAVRSRS
- a CDS encoding carboxypeptidase regulatory-like domain-containing protein → MRGARRSPGTVPLGSAAPALLCLGLLALSVPQARAQSTTASIRGVVRTRDGGPAPGAVIVARAGSTGAERSASADEQGRYRFDLLSPGDWTITARLGDALSSAPRTVTLSLMQSLALDLEVGSELTESVIVRAEAPLVDPARTAGELRLSSGLIDGLPLNGRSFTDLALIDGSVLPAPPGGFYGERGSVFVVNGQSGRANSFLVDGLDNNDLTSGTALNSFFSQQVIREFVVLTHQFSPEFGRAGGGILNIITEQGTNEKSGSAFVQGVDRQVNAPGDFLGTLPHAAGRDDTSSRLQGGFRLGGPLRRDRAFYFLAYEHQEDDAVLPFTGIGRDRTAGGFLVAPNRDDNVFLRTDFNLGGSQYLMVRLSADDRISRGLNVGGRNTPEAGFRVDEKDVQLAAGLTSVLSPVLLNEARLFVGSSAFDQFANSGRPGVDRPSGTFGGNNLNRQARDEDRVQLVDNLTWTRGAHTLKFGVDVIRSRTGIRTRFNPNGNFLYQTDAPFEPGDCGDLNSNDVATYGDNPIPCDGTPMVDDDGDGKVDEPGLIRTYPLVFQFIDGEPVADLNDTRLGFFAQDSWHAGERLVLDYGLRYDLSTFRLPEGTSVPSFIENGGADRDTDNLAPRFGFAFTPRPAGRIVLRGGAGVFYDKLVLGFPAVASITSGTQIGLFFPQGAALEITEDVVEQVGIDAVKAGLVFPPELILRFSTGTRLDTPYTVEYALGADWAVGTRGSIEAGLTRALGYHQALLRDLNPVLSKNADGSPHHRDTTVGSIAAIVTEGRSWYNGLKIDYRLRGKDSWWSASYTLSRAMDLGSDPLREGIWLPPDSDNIQGERARSDADRRHRLVLAGGARLPWLGLRVSTVVQLATAAPFNVTTGRDENVDGITTDRPDGVRRNTGESTSLGPINLTRDDANVLRGQLSLPLLPAVQSIPSPPHFAQVDFRLSRPFAWGERHAGGEFFFQVFNALDRWNGGPIDGRVTSFGFGRPIGQLGPPRTIEAGLKIGF